gaatgtacattccttaacagtgccACATCTGGGGAAAAACCaacctgctacagcagctctttggcttgtggatctgcttcccatgaaggagtgtattggAGTTTAGTGACACAGCtgtgcactgcagctgctgcagaagtcagtgttaggctgcaatcctaaccaactttccagcactgaggtaagggtaatgcaactccgaggtaagggaacgatcattgccttaccttgaggaggtctccatgactgcctcccaactgcaggatgcagcacatgcccccactggcacagctatgccagtgctggaaagtgggttaggattgcacccttagtgtacacaggacactttccattctcatGTGTggctaaatacaatgatactgatttcctgcaatgattttctatatttgatagattttagagagacttaggagtgtgttgggttttcTGTAggactgtatctagctgccagtgccgggcaggcaggtagacctaagCTCTAcagtgggaagactggtagatctgggctccaaagactatttcagctgctgctactttccccctgcctgttttgctcccattctgcccacccccatttccatcccccactctgtttcacgccctacctctttgggaaggggtccaagagaaacttcgtaccccctcATAAAATTTATCTTAGAGGCCCtgcatgtgagctgtgggattaggcctgcctccactgcttgctgtttcacatctgtgatgcagtagcggcagcaaaggaaaggccagccttgctttgtgggccagccttttataggccttgagctattggaagaccttcattcattcatataagttcatctttaatatattcatttatgtaaacttatgtaaatttattcaaattttaaatgtaaattaattccccccctggtccccgacatagtgtcagagagatgatgtggccctcctgccaaaaactttggacacctgtGACTTAAAGCAATTTGCAAATAAGTATGGCAGCACCCATATCTGCCAAACCAGTATCAGCACTTGCAGTTATCTGGAGCAGGGGGTTCGCTcccattaatgttgtttaaaGGCTTATCTGGGTGAAATATTTCTTGCTTTAATAGATCATTATAAACTTGCAAAAGCAAGAGCACTCTCCGCAGCAAGCCtttaaacaaagttaatgggtgtTGGGGGCCTGCAGAGATATGATtcctccatatctgtggtttccttGGCCCCACTGGGGGACACCTGCATTTGAGGAGAGTGCTCAAGTGGCTGTAATGAATTAAGTACTAGTCTGACAGCCTTTCCACAGATATTGCAGTTTTTAAAAGATCACACCAAGGTATGGTTAGCAGTTTCATAATTTAATGAAAAAGTATTGTAAAAAGGGGATGTCTGAAAAAGacagtccattttttaaaaaatcgaatatatatatttatataaagcaAACCAAGAAAAAACAAATTAGGTTAAGAGGTAATACTTCAAAGTTAGCCACTGAACACACCGTAAATACTAGCAAATACACTTTGGAAATAGATACTTGAAAGCTATACAGCCAAAGGCCCCTTCATGTATCTATTAAAATAATGTATAATTTTTAAATAAGTTGCCTCAACTGCTGTTTTAGCTGTTACCCTTAAATTAGCAAAATTCAGGAATCTTGCTTGAAGCACCATTTCCCACCCTTATATTTTTCTCATGCCAATGGGCATGAAACATGATTGTGTTCTCTCCTCCTGGTCACCAAAGAAATTGTTCCCAAATTCAACTCAATTTACTTTCATGACCAGTAAAAAGTgttaataaatacattaaaagaaCTGATGTACAGAGAAGTGAACATTTTCAGCACCATTATGAATGGCTCACAACTTAAAGGTCAACCATTTCTTAACacaacaagaaattttttttaagctactGCATATTTACACCAAAGGAAatgtcttaaaataaaaaaaactttcaaaaaGACTCTTAAACATACCAAAAAATCAAAAGTAAACAGAGCCAACATTAAGAATGCCTGAAGAAAAGAATGTAGAGATGCCAAGGTAATTTTTTTCCTTATTGAAACTCATCAACAATTTAATCTTCCCAACTAAATGTAATTGAGTTAAGGCTTTCAAGACTTTGCTACTAAACAACAAATTACTGGATTTCAAATTCATCATAAATAGTTATATGCTTCAGATGTGTGGTACAGGCACTCCCTCCATATTCATGGGGGATATGTTTCTCATACCCTCCCCCAGGATATAGAAACTGTGGATTAAAGGGAACCCTACAAAAAGTTGTTCAAAAATTCCCCCATCGTGGCAATTATTAACCTGCTTGTGACTGCAGCCTTCTTATATCCGTTCCTGGGTCTCACTGGCCCTTTGCTAATTGTAAAAAGGAAGCAGGGTACACTTGCAGGAAGCAAGACAGAAGACTAAAAAAAGTGACACTCAAGAGTTTAAAGAGCTTTTCATTACTTTTCAACCTTCTACCTCACTTCCTGTGAGCATTTCCTGATTCCATTTTGCAGTTAGCAAAGAGCCAGTAAGCCCTGAACAGCCATAGGAAGGCTGCAATCAAAAGCAGGTAAAAGTTATCTGCACAATGAGGGAATTTTTGATCCAcggataattgaaaccacagatattggatttgcagatatggggggatgcctgtatttcaTTAGCACAAACTGTAATGGATTAATGACACAATTTGTGGACACAGAAGCCTACTTTTACTCTAAAGTCAAAAGGTGTACATGTACTGAAGACGGCAACTTCTTTGAGGGGTGAGTGTGCACGCCAACCAGAAAGTAAATTGGTCAGTAAGTCAGCAAAGTGGCCTAAGTATTTTCCAAGCTGTTTGAAAatcaaaaatatttcaaaattacTATCTAATTTGAAAaccaaaatatatatttcttgcATACTCCAATGTTAGTGTTTTGGCTCAGAACTCTTATAACTTATttgctagttgttttttttaaatgtacatatGGAGTTGGGTGCAGCATGGTGGGACAAAGTTTTAAAAAGCCTTCCAAAATGACAAGGGAGAATCTGGCATCACTGGTGATTGAATATGTTCAAGAGATTAAGTACTTCTAGTATTAACAGTATCCACATGTCAGCCACTTATACTGACTAGCTAGGTAATATATTTTACAAGTGCTATCCACAACAAGCTATTATATACACAggaataaaaaattattttaaaaactagAAGTTCAAGAGCATTTACAGAATAAAGCAAAACTGCTATAAGCAAAGGGAAACAATCTTTAGCATGAGAAAACTAGGAGGGGTTAAATCTAGAGGTCCGTGTGTTTGGCAGCATTGACTGTGGTGTTTGTAAACCCTTTTCAGCAGGTTAAGAGCATATATACCCTGATCCTATGCCGATTTACTtgaaagcaagccccactgaatcaaaatggggcttattcccaagtaagtgtgcttaggatttgTTCTAAAATCAGTTGAGAACATGATTTCGGTCCAGTAGTCATTTACATCCTAagcacatcccacaacttcaaaTACACAGATCTTTCTGCTGTTATAAATTCCTTTAAAGTTTATGGCCTGCTTAAGTGTTCTCATGAACTGACACTATACTGTAGCTGCAACAAGAATGGTCTGATCATCTTCTTACAGATTGTCACAGAatgatggaagggctttttcaataCTTGCCCACCAGTACAAAGGTCAACTTTTTACATTCCACACAGGGAAGCCAAAATATAAAACATCTCTGGAAGTTGTACATAAAGTTCTTACAGCACAATGACCTGGAAAAATCCAAACAGGCTTCCCCAAACAGCAAACTAATTCACTAATCAGAAAATAACTTCCTTTTGCTCAAGGGCTCTGCACCATGTTCTGAAGATTCCAGGATTTGCACCACTACCATTAGATGTACAAAGGCTAAGCTATCCCCAAATCAGGAGGTTCTAATCACCTTTGCACCGAACTGTGAGAAATCAAATTTCTTTTGTTTCTATTGTGACAATCTCGATTGAAATCTCTGTTGGGGCTCTCTCTGTCTGAGCTGCTTTTCCTCAGTCTGATCTGTCCTTTATTCTCATCACTCTCTGCTTCAGAGTCACTAAGCTCCAGATCAGGGCAGTACCCATCATTGTCCTGGTAAGGAGCATTCCCCATTTGATAATCAAGAGTCTGCTTGCCCCATGAACGCTCTCGTGTTGAAAGCCTTCTTGCGGGTTTTTCACAGCATCTGAGATCTTCTGTGGTTCTCACCAAACTGTTGGTTGCCTCTTTAAAGGACCTGCTAAAGTGTTCTATTGTGGATTTTCTGAAGCTGCTCTGACTAGCCAAATGAGCAGAGAGTACAGGCTGCTGTTCGTATGTTGTTTGACTGGAGCTATCTCGCTGAGTGATATCCCCAACCCTGCTCATTAAGCCGTTAGATTTCGCTAGTTTAGAGTTCTGTTGCATTTTCCCATTCCCAATGGTGGACTGTCCATGCAAGGCAGCTTGAAGTGCTAAGGGTTTACCAGAGGACTGCCCGCGACTGAAGTCTGATGAGTGTGCAGGTCCAGAATCCTTTGCTTCACTCCTAGACTTGACTATCCCTCCAAGTAAGCCATTACTTCTGCTTTCATGCTGAAACCTTGAGTAGGATTTCATATTTGATACAAAAGATTCCTTGGATACTGTAATGCCCCTTTTGCTGTAAGATGAGGTGTTGTCAGGAGGAAGGAGCTTGTTACCAGATTTCATATTATTTTTGCAGTCTCCCAATGCTGATTTCGGCATCTTTAGCTTCAAGGTGATTCTAGGAGGGGGGTAAAATAGTGTGTTCTCTAGTGCACTTGTCAGAGAATGGCCTATAAGAGGGGGAAATAAAAGATATTTAAGATGCAAATTTCTTTATGTTAATTCATGTAGCACAGCAATTACAGAATGTTTTATATAGCAAACTTTTATCATAAACACAGCTTGCAATTCACAGAAATTCCTTTGTCATGTTTCTCATCAAAGTACATTCAAAGCAAGCACTTtagggtttggttttttttttttacacaatatATTACTGGGTATTcattccccttctctctccccccccatacacacacacacacacacattgttccATACATTTCAAATTCCAAGAAATTCAAGGTATGAACACATTAACATAAAATTCTAATTtagtaagatttatttattttaatgactGACATCTAAACGAACAAATTTATTGCAACATATATTTGTAGATAGCCTGGAACTTCAGAAATGATTTTATATGTGATACTGGAGAATTTAACAAAAGTAACATGCATAGAATAAAAATTTTTAAGAGGCCCTAGGAGATACCAGCATGTAGCAAAGATCTAAAAATGTTAGCAGACTGACAATCCGTTATGCATCCATTACCTGCAGCAATTTCCTGATTAATAAGCTGGACTTGCAAATTGAAAACTTGCTCATGTGCTTTGCTATGCGACAGTTTTAACTTCTCTCTTCTGCTTACCATGTAGCAAAGATTCCTTACCTATATGAGGAGAAAACAAAGAAGAATCTCACACACTTAAAGCCTGAAATAGATTTTTTCAGAAAATGCAATTACCACAGATTATACAGAATCTACCTATAAAAATTAAACACTTCAATTCAAAATCATATCAAATACATAGCCTTAAATCAGGAAAAAGTTGTTCAAGGGTAGCTTACACTACACAAAAGTGATCGGACAACAATCACATGAAGGGATCAGAAAGGAAGTAAGAACCTCAGGGAGGCAAACTTCTCTTAGCCTTTCTATTCCACACTTCAGGTTTctatagcccagtgtttctcaaactgtgggtcaggaccactaggtgggtcacaaaacaatttcaggtgggctgtATAGCACCTAACTcaactgccattgaaaatacagagctgaaaatgcagggtgCAGAGCTtgctgggcagggcgggctcccGGTGGAAGAGAGGCATagggctttgccctgaataggtggaaagatgggatgctggaaagggagaggcctgtgtggttggagaaagatccaagtctgtgttctgctttgacttccaagctgaaatgtttgaagtctaatctatgcaaaataacagcacgagtggCCTGCATAATGGCAACTTTTGCTGAcagtggcttaggtttgaagcctaaattgatgatgtctcTTACAGCCATGTTATCACTTCCACGTTAATGACATCACATGGTGAGTACCAACAGATTGTCaagctaaaaagtgggtcccagttctaaaaagtttgagaaccactggtatagccTGTCACATTTCAAAACTCTCCCAACTCCCTCCCTTCATAATTCTTTTAAAATTTGCAGCAATTTTCATCTTTCCATCTGTATTTCTAGTCCTGCTGCAACCATCCATTTCTAACACATCCTCCTGTGAGCTTGAATAATTAACCAATATTATTCATTGAAGTCCAGAGAAGTTTCCAAGACTAGTACAGTTCCTTCAACATTTAGCTGGTGAATGTCAAAAACTACAGCTGCACATTTAGGGCAGTTTGGAGTATTATATTAGCAAAGGATTCTCACTATACTCTTTCCTCTGCTGTTCTAACTCAACCAGTGCTCCACTGTAGGGTTCCAATCCAAAACACAGCTGAATCAATTTGTGTGATACAGGAAAAGCTctattggatcagaccaaaagcccatctaagtccagcatcctgtttcccacagcagcccaccaaatacccctgGAAAATCCAgaagcagaaaagcaaggtatACTTTTCCCACCATTGTTCTgctgcaactagtattcagaagCATAGCGCTGCTAAACCTGAAGGTTGCAGATAGCAAATGACTAGTAGCCATTTGTAgacatgaatttgtccagtcctgttttaaagccatccaatCCAGTGGCAGtcaccacctcttgtggcaatgaattccacagactaattatgcactgtgtaaaGAAGCAGTTCACTAGTTATTGCAACACTGGCAGGAACAACCTTCCCTGGCTTTGGATTATCAATATGGCAAGCATGAAGACTAGTTGCATGTAACAACAGCAAAGTACGGGCACTTGGCTGATTATTATAAAAAGCAgctatgttttccttttctgcacAGCTGTAGCAAGTACACGATAATTCAGTAGGGTAACACAGCAAGCATATGCAAGTCACACAAATGGAATTTGCTAATGGAGTTTTGGGAGAGCAACCACCAAGAAGCCTCTGAAAACATCTCTTACACTATATGACAGTTACAGTAACTCCAACAACATGCCCTCTCTGACTAATACTTACCTCCCTTGTGTCTTTTCACCAGTACAGAGACTCTTTTCTTTCTACAGAAAGTGCCTCTACCCCCACCAAGTTCTTCTCCATTTCATAAAGGCATCCATTTTTCCTCTCTAGTTCTCTTTCACTTGGAGACAGCATAAGTACTCAAGAACCATTTACCATGCAGATCTTACCCTTTCTAAATCCTGCCTCAAGTGCATGAACATCCTCATTCGTGTATGAATGCTATCTTCTTTTGGCTGAACCAAGCCGTTTTCTTCATCCTCCTTAGGAGGAAACAATGGTTTATTAAAATTACTTTTCCGTTTTAGTTTCCAATAATTGTAGATCAAGTCTACAGTGAGTTTAGGGAGACCCAGTTCAGCTGCAACATCATCTATTCTCACTAGTGAGTAGAACTCCTCCTCCAGTTCCCGAAGCTTCTGAGCACGCAAACTGGTTTTTTCACTCTCAGACTGCTTCTGATCTGCTGTGCTCTTGTGGTTGTCATCTGAATCAGGCAACATGTTCTGCTTGGTTTTGCTATGCTTCAGACAGTATGACTTGAACTTGACTTCATCACCGTCATCCAAGATGGTTTTCATCTCTAAGCTATGCTCAAAGGCACATGTGACATGAAAGGCAGTAATGCAGCTCTTCACAGAGCACTGTTGAGTAAAGGAAACCACTGTTAAGTCAAGGCaggagcagaaaaaaaatcagcagacGAAACTTTAAAGATTCAACAGAGCTTTCATTACTACTCATGCATGCATATATGTCATCTATGGAGGATTATTCAAGAGACACACCACTTTGATTTAAAGCTTAAGTCACAAGTTGAAAGTAATTTCCAGACAAAAACCAGTTCAGTTTTAAGGCCCATTGAGACACAACTATAAACTGATTAACTTTTAGGTAAAATATTTTATAAGTTTCCAATATACACTTTGATTTTACAAAGGCATAGTTAATCTCCAAGATTAAACATAAGCTGCTCAACAGTAAAATAAATTTCCTGTATTAAGCCCATGATTTACAGCCTTGGATAATGGCCTAAAGCATCTAGTAGATGACAAATGGAGTATGTTTTTTGACTACCTATTTATTAGGCATCACAATTTGCCATAACTGTAtttccacataagaacataactgATAAGTTCCACAAAACTGATTTAGCTAATTTAGCCACTGTATTTAGCTCAATAGCAGAAGGCGAAGATTCACAGTTGCATGAAAGATCCAGTGCTTGATAAAACCATATTATAGCACCTATGTAGAACTTAGAGCAAAGAAGTAGCAGGGCACTATCATTATCTTATTTTAGGCAAAGGACTGAGGGGATAATGGCCAGGCCAAAGCTTGTCTAAGGCCTTATACTGGCTCGTCTAAGGCCAGCTAGTAAGTTCAAAGTTGAGCAGCAATTGTAGTATTGCCAGGGTCCAGAAGGTTCGGTCAGCAATGTGCAGTAAATCTGCAAATGCTGAAACAAAATGCATGCCATCTCAATCTATGCCCACCTTTATATGGGGTTTAGGGAAGTGAGATTAAACGTTTCCCACTGGCTGAAAGCCTAACCCTCTCCCCAGAACTTATTTGGCCATGACCAGGTGGATGGAGTTGACCAATGGATGACATGCTGGTATTTTTCTCTAAGCTCACTGTTCTGTCTGGGCTATGTGTTCACCAAACTGGAGCTATCAACAGAGAGAACGTGCAGGTTACAAGGGTCATAACAGCAGAGCTACACACACCATTTGAGTTAttttacataataataataataataataataataataataataataataataataataataataaaaactttatttttatcccgcccttctccctaacgggacccagggcggctaacaacatattaaaaacaatagattttaaaaacattaatacaaacagataaaaacatttaaaaacacactacagggccataaaaacagtagtcagattaaaagagtaaaagagcagatcaccgaggaatcaagcctgtaaaactaaaagatgtataaaaagttaagaaggccagaaatcagaaggcttgtttaaacaacagtgttttcaggcctcgctgaaagctctcaagagagggagccattctcaagtcaaggggaagggagttccataatgaaACAGGGACTTCTATTTGTGTGAAGGGTTCCTATTCACCACAGTTTCAGAGAAAGAGTTCTACGcaatacaaattttttttttataggaaGTCATGGATTTTCATGATTTTAGCACCAAAAATGTTTGGGGATGCTACAGTCATCTAGATATCATTTCAAAGCACCTCCATGTAGAAGACTCAAGTATTCTCCATGCGAAGCTGAAGTTTCCTCAGTATTAAAAGAAGCAAGCAGGATAGATTTGAATAGCATTGCTTTGAAGCAATTGTAGAGATGTatacaaatattaaaacaaaatttaaatctGAAACCTCTTTGAAAGTTTATGTACACCTGCCAACATACATGATATATACTGAGAAGCCTTGTTTTAAGAACACATCctgcttggttttgttttttttaaactgaagactAAAGAAGTTACTACTGATAAGACTGACGTTGTTCTTAACACACTGAACATGGAGTGTTTGCTAGTATGCAATATCTGTTCTGCAGCCTCAAAGATTACAACACAGAAACAGACATACCTGAATACAAGCACCAGTTTTCAATTTGCATAAACTGCAGACTAAAGCCCATCTGCTTGGTGGAATGTGGGACACTTTTGTAATTGGTTCCATCCTTTCTGGGCAAGCAATGCTTACCTACAAGTAAAATATAACATGAATTAGACTGGACAACACATTTTTACAAAGATCACACCCCCAAGATTAGTCATTTCTCATAGACTGAGGTGCTGAACACAAATgtgacaatgaaaatgcaaaatagGCTACAGTTTGTGAGAGATTCATAATAGACAGTTCCATAGATACATATTGGCAATGTCAATGTCTTTCCCACCACCTATGTATACAATGTGTTTAGTTTCTCCTAAACTGGAGCCAATCAGCATATTTCATTGTCAGTTTCTTGTTCACCACATTGAAATTAATAAAGAttagctattttcatttcagatgcAAATTGTGCAGGGTCCAGTTATTAGTACTGACAATTCCAGAAAGAGCATGTAGAACTGAGGTAGGTTTAGATCATAAATGACTCTTTGCCGGTCACTTAAAAGGCTAAAATAAGACATGCTCAAACCACAAAATAAAGTGATCTGCTGTCAAAAAGATGTACTATTAGCTACATACAAAAAGGAAACTCCTGTTCACTTTTTAACCATCACAGATACTTCAAAATTGCAGCAGGTGGAATTAAAAGTTTTACCACCTGCTTTAACTATTTATTAAGTAGTTCAGGGATGGGAATGATTCTGCTCTCCAGAGTTTAGCATTGGGAGCGAGGTTGGAGGAATATCTGCCCCCTCAGGAATCAGCAGATTCTGTCATAATGTTGCTACGCTGCCTACAAGTGaattcattttaaattaaaaattggtACAGCCACCAGCAGTCAGATAGAACTGCTGCAGGGACCAGATTTGGCCCTCTAGCTGCCCACCCGAACAGAGCAATATAGTGCAGGACTGTGATAAGAGCTGCTTGTACCTCTGGAATCCACAGAGCACAGCTCACATGTGCCCACTTGGTGCCCGTTCTTGTAGCTTTCATAGCCCCACCTCTCTTTGGACACAAGAGACATTGCGGGTGTATTCCTAGAACACAAGTACGGCACAGCCAACTCCCTTCAGGAACTTTTAGGATACCGTAGCATGCCTAAGGATTAAACCAAATGACAGTTTTGCATGAACACAAGGGAGTGAGACATCAGCTGGTTCTATCAACATCAATTGTAGTATAATTTTAAACTGTACACACTAAATTCATTTTGGAGGAACAATTTTCTAGCTCCTTGAAACGTCAAGAATGAAAAGTTATTTTTCCCTGCATGCAAATTTTATTACATTGACTTACAATTATTTTTCAACTTTAGAAAGCATTAACTTTAAtccttgtttatttttatttaacaacatcacaaaatgcaaatatattttgATGGGTATTACTA
This portion of the Tiliqua scincoides isolate rTilSci1 chromosome 3, rTilSci1.hap2, whole genome shotgun sequence genome encodes:
- the JADE3 gene encoding protein Jade-3, whose protein sequence is MKRHRHLSSSDSSDNESPSTSFSSCSKYRSKSKIPANEQKKPAEVFRKDLISAMKLPDSHHINPDEYYLFADTWKQEWEKGVQVPASPDTIPQPSLRVVAEKMKEVLYTRPRKYIRCSSQEPTEPGYINILELAESMCRYDLDDMDIFWLQEVNEELAEMGCGQLNENTMEKMVEVLERHCHENMNHAIETEEGLGIEYDEDVICDVCRSPDSEDGNDMVFCDKCNICVHQACYGILKVPEGSWLCRTCVLGIHPQCLLCPKRGGAMKATRTGTKWAHVSCALWIPEVSIACPERMEPITKVSHIPPSRWALVCSLCKLKTGACIQCSVKSCITAFHVTCAFEHSLEMKTILDDGDEVKFKSYCLKHSKTKQNMLPDSDDNHKSTADQKQSESEKTSLRAQKLRELEEEFYSLVRIDDVAAELGLPKLTVDLIYNYWKLKRKSNFNKPLFPPKEDEENGLVQPKEDSIHTRMRMFMHLRQDLERVRNLCYMVSRREKLKLSHSKAHEQVFNLQVQLINQEIAAGHSLTSALENTLFYPPPRITLKLKMPKSALGDCKNNMKSGNKLLPPDNTSSYSKRGITVSKESFVSNMKSYSRFQHESRSNGLLGGIVKSRSEAKDSGPAHSSDFSRGQSSGKPLALQAALHGQSTIGNGKMQQNSKLAKSNGLMSRVGDITQRDSSSQTTYEQQPVLSAHLASQSSFRKSTIEHFSRSFKEATNSLVRTTEDLRCCEKPARRLSTRERSWGKQTLDYQMGNAPYQDNDGYCPDLELSDSEAESDENKGQIRLRKSSSDRESPNRDFNRDCHNRNKRNLISHSSVQR